The genome window aacttttttattttttttttaatccaattaTGGTCAACCTAGTTAACACCTACCCAATGCAATTTTGAGCTTTTCAGctttttgaaaaacaacaacagctatAAAACGAAATATCCTACAACAAGCTCACGGAAAAATATGTGCAGTGTCAGTTAGCAATTTTCGTTGCTAGCAAGCAAACTCAACAACTTTAGCTCGGTCTGTAACGTTGTGTTCGCGtttgtatttgcattttatttttcgtTTATCTTGAGTCACACATTTAATTAGTTTTGCtactgttttttcccccatctcTTAACAATACAACCAGTCAATGCACCCTTTTCAAGTTAAACACGTGGCAGGAGTTCAGGTTAGCTTAGCcatgagggggaaaaaacggTAGGTTAACTGTATTGCCTCCTTCCTAAAAGCcacgtctttttaaaaaaaataaataatagtagaAAGTAATGTTTGTGGCGAACAAAAAGGTTTGACACTTACCGGTACACGTTTTCCAGCTCACAGGTTGTCAGTCACGGGTCTGCAGCCACACGACGCCAGAAgtgaagagagagatggagcgagagaaggggagagaaaAGTTCCGGATTGTGCGCAGTGCGCATGCGCGAGGACAATCTCCCGCAATTTTCTAACTGAGTGCGATTTGGGGGAAACGGAAAACGAGGGGGTGGTCTCAATACCTCCGTGGTCACATCATGGATTAATTAAAGCAATAATTAACTCAGTTATTGCGTGCAAGTGACACTTTGGGCAATCGAAGAAAGATTGTGTTGTGGATGCAGAGGAAGGGACTCTTGAAGCGCCAAATGATGTGTAAATCATGTGGAACTCCGATGACTGCTGTGCAGGTTTCAAGACAGGACGGCTTCCACTGGTAAGAAAAGCTAGCTAGCCACTTTCAACAAGACTAACGTTAATGTCAGTGTAAATGTTTTGCTCGTGTTCGTcttgattttggaaaaaaaaaggcaatatcATATTAGTCTGACCTGTTTTACGTCAACCTCCACTGAGACTGCTAATGTTAAACTTGCTTTTTCCAAGCCCTCACCTGACTgccataaatattaaaatgcctCACAGATATCACTGCAGAATATTTCAAAGCATAACATTAGTATAAAACAAACTGaggtcagaattttttttacaggatttgCAGGCGACACAGAGGAAGAAGTGTTTCGGTTCGCCAAGGATCCATGTTTTACAAGTCCCGCAGATCCCTCCAGAACCACCTGGAATTCATTTACAGTtgggtttgttttgtctgttgctGGTGGAACTCAGTTGAAATTGGACCAACGAGTAGGTTAAATAAAGCTATCTTGTCTTGTCTGCACAGTGTTAAGATATCACTTGAAGGTAAAGAGTACTGTACATGCAGCTTTATTCTGAAAGTAACAGGACATAAAAGTGGTAATTTGAAGACCGAGTAAACTAATTTCCAACCAGGATACCACCATATGTACTTTGCTATGGACTGATTCTGAATCAAAAAACTGTAGGCTATGTCAGCGCGTTAAGAAGAAGGAGACAGACAATTTGTACCATGGTAACTTACCCAGAGTTTACAACAATGCATTTATGttactgtgcagcactttggtcaaccttgttGTTTCAAAATGCGCTCTATTGATAGTTGGTGGTATATTGAAAAAGAGtttctctcctctcatttctaaaaagaaaaaaaaatgtgtttttatattcagTTTTTATCCATTGGGCTAGTGATCTATTCTTGTTTCCATGTCTTTGTGTAGGTTTTCCCAGGGACTACGCATGAGACAAGTTGACCTTATAGAGGACGGTGTTGCAGCAAGTAGCAGAACCTTAACAAAGATGGCTTCATCTTTGAGAAAAGTATATAACACCACATTTTTCCTTtagtaaaattataaatatcaTGGATAAACTGGCTTATAAATCACATCAAGATAATTAGAGATCCTTCATTgctcaaaatacatttttctcttctgtCAGAAACCTACCATGACCTTACAGTCAGTATTTAGCAATGTTGTGCTTTGTGTTTTCCTATGCAGGTCTGCATACATGCTATTCAGAAGTTGCGCAGTCAGGGTAAAATGAAAGTTGGCGGCCGACATTGCTTTGTTTTGCTGGATGAAAGTAAATTTTCACACAAAAGGAAGGTAAGATACTTGCTCAATATGTGGAACTTTACTTGATAGAACCAGTTTTCAAATGACAAAGTAAATTATCCATTTGAAATTGATAATTGATTATacttgtgctgtttttttgttggttaTTGCTGTTACATTGaaatgagaaaacaaataatagaCCTTATGATTTATTCCTTGGCCAGCAAAATTAATATTCCATCTATGTACTATGAAGTTAGactcaatgggcctcattcatgaaacgttagtagatttgtgcgtagatttgcacataaaagcctacgctactaaaaacctactccagattcatgaacgccgcgggaaactcagatctgatcgtaaacacgtgtgtatgatcatgaatgccaatccatcgtaaggtggcagcgtGCTCCCggtaatcagcaattagcatgaaccccgcccatgaattgctaatgaccaccatataaggaggtgtgtagaggcatcctgtcgacctgtcagtcatggcacaaagaaaaaaagaacgagaaagaaaaaagaatttttccgaagcggagattgaaattattttgggagaagtggagtccaaaaaaaaattttattttcatctgttagtagtggtgtgacagctcctgtggtgtctgcgggctggccagtggggtcataagccacggcgtcagtgggtaacccctatcccctatggatatagaagggtaagtccatatataacacacacatgtgattatgcaggctatattcttaccaatgagccagccgtctctcacagctccatcctccaaacgcgtgccaactgcgcaattacgcaggatgaatgcgtcatgcgtcccaccgggccaccgtgccacaacgtttatcaacacacactttgcgtcacagatcagttgcacattcacggaatgaaagtttttccggttaatgtaagcaaatgcatcaccggatggagccttgatgcgtacgtgtgtgcagtctatggcaccgataacacctggcatgtttgcaactgcactgaacccctgcattacttctgtctgccgttgtgcgccatatggaaattggatatactctggcattaatttaatgatacctctgagaactgcaggcaggatgcggcTCATGGATGGTTGCGAAATGCCGGACCTGTCACCTATCTCCCGCTGGAACGTCCCTGTGGCTAGGAAGCCAAGCACAGATAGCACTTGTAGGTGTGCAGGGATGGCATGGCTGCGTTTTGTTGGCCTCGTCAGATTAGGCTCCATAATGTTGCATAAATGCAACAGAATTGGTCTCGGTAGTCTGAAACGACTAAACAACCATTCATCATTCTCAGCCAACAGATCTGCCCGATCCCTGAAGTACCGCTCTCTCCAAATAGCGCCTTGCGCCAAATCATGTAGAAGTGCAAGTTCAGCCATGGTTACCATTAACTAGGACTGAGGGCCTTTTATACTGTGGGAGGTTTAATTAGAATTGATCCAGATATGGTAAtggtttacatcctttttgtgattttattattagcctatatttttattatcatcatttaacATGTAGAAAATAATGCGTAATCTATTgagtcaatttacatagataattcacaattatgagtttaatctgaatcttaatcccgccaatcgccaactaatttaactaaatatgttatatttttaatcgtttgtcatgtttatatcacatgtttcaaaggcatctgcgtattgtgtacataacagaacgcattatgaattaaaatagtaatttccaacagtgacgagcattatttatatgcgttcttaaatttacacaagcactacgtgtggtcagcagcatgtgtagattttgttagtagctacgaaaagatcggagctactaaaatattgatgaatgcggagatgcacgtaaatttccgtctgcgaacggtttacacacaaattcgttctgctcacgtttcatgaatgaggcccaatgtctTTTGAACACCCATGTAAATTGAATCTCTAAGTGCTTGTATTAATTTGATGTACATATCCCTGACAATGTTTGACAGTACAACCGTGGGAGGATGGGACCAGCATGGAGACGGAATAAAAAATGGGTTTTTGGCATCTTGGAAGTATCACATACCACCAGAAGACCCATTCTCAAGATTGTCAGGAAGCGTTCCACGGACCAGCTTCTGCCTATCATAAAGCGCCATGTTAAGAGAGGATCAAGTATTGTGACTGATGACTGGAGAGCTTACAAGAGAGCACTGTCAGAGAAAGGATACGATCATCATACTGTCTGCCACAAGAGACACTTTGTAGATCCTGCTTCCAGATGTCACACACAGAATTTAGAGAGAGCCTGGCAAACCTTTAAATGTGATGTTTGGCGTCATAGAGGAAATAGGACTACAGGGCTTTTGAAAGAACATTTACGAATAATTGAGTGGGAGTACTGGCTTGGACGAAGTCACAGATTTGGCATTCTTGGCCGGCTCATTCATGACATAAGAAAATTCAACATTCATGAATGTGAATAGAGACCTTTGAGTGGAAAGAAAAGCTGTCCAGTGTGGCCACAACATTCATTGTAAGGTGCCACAGTCGATGACCCCTCTGCTTCCACAGAAATATAAATGTGAATCGTTGTACTAAAGGTTGACACTTAGTTCAAAGTTGAAAgctacagtatacagtatagtatgtttttatatttgtagaatttgtttttaaatttgtagCAGTGGTGACGTTCCATGCCCGTTGCCTATGTTTGCTACAGTAGTTAATtaagaaagaaatgaataagAATAAGATGAGAAAGAAATTCAAACTTCAAATATTTCCTCACCACCAGATGGTTGATTAAGACTGTTTTAATTGATTGACTATTGAAATAAAGCTTGAAAAATGtagtctttttctctcttttttttgttttattccttaaactgtaattaaatcCCAAAACCAAAGTTTTCATTTGTTAACCCTTATATCTACGTATTAAGTAGTGTTGGTGATTGATTGAGCTCCAAATCTGTGAATCTTAAAAGtatacattttgtggacaaaatgtgcacgtggattgccccctacaggttgaaactgagctttaccgttacattcctaatcttagtgtaattctctatatttggtatatgacgaaatgacttatgatgcagcatagcttcttttaaatgcatgaaaatgtgttacactttacttaacgccaacaatgaaacatcatgattagctatactgaattttagatgcgtctatatgaacctcactttacttaaagcatacattgatcatttatttatacttatggcatcctatgagtccttataacaattgattgttgaggtgtgtgtatagaggggtatgagtagttgtaatgtattataagcttcatcagtcagcctgtagtttataaccagtcaagagcactcataagacacttggatttataagtcattataagctatatttataactgttgatatagtgcatcaagaagctttatatgtgtttatgagtgcagtcataatgcattatgattgattataatgagcattataattcactatgaatgcgctcataatgcactatagatgtagtcttcatagaaagtgttacccaatattttataaagccccgccccatatgctttatccacgccccctttcataaaatgaccacgttgcatactttaccaaACTCCGCCTAcaaatttaatcccattgacttctaaATTGGTCAATACCATTACAAGCCCTTTGGGAAcataacttatcaacacctttactgaccttcgaatatgtgggcgtggcatgccaGCAAAATATGGCACCTCGCCATAATACACCAGActctataacttgaccatacattgtccaatctgtcccaaatttcccacacctgatgagggtccagccctgaccacacccacatgtcattattgacacacagtcatagcgccccccgctggctacaggaagtaacatgttttacactgacacgccatttgggacgcatagggactgagcccacatcgccacgcccgacgtggcctcctccaacggctccactctgctcggtcccgttcagtcctgcttgcaggcctagttttcTTATTGCAATGCAGAGCTAACCAATTGTCATGCATATACATTGGATTGATTTTAATAACTTGACTGTACTTTAAGTATGCATTGTGCAGCTGTATTATCTAGGCAAATACAAGTATAGGATCAGGACTCATCAGATACTCAATATTAATCAGGATCAGGGCCAAAAAACTTGATCTGGACATCTCAAAACCTTTaatgatactgatacttttaaAAAGGCATTTTTTAGTTGCACCTCTCTCTATCAGACATGGTTATTGTAGTCTGAAAATCACAAGGCATCTTATATGGAAACCAGCTAATTGTTAACAAGCTGCCAGACAAAGAAGAGGCTGATCATAATCTCACATATACCCGACTAGCCAGCAGCCTATATTGCTctttgtttcatgttaaatatatcaCACTTTGCctacattttaacttaaaagaatattttttgGGATATGGCAACATGCCTTCAGTatttatatcatgaattcaCTGACAGAGAATCAGACCAACCAATCACAGTGTCATGAAACATGACATCATCCATAGCAAGGGGGTCAACCTTTCTATGAGCTTTAGAGTTCTCTCAATTCCTTCGTAAAAGTTGGTCTCAGCAGCTTTATGAACAGGTTTAAGAGACTGCCCTCAAAAATGTCCATATAGGGCGTAtgcacaggcagcaaaatacgacccatatttacgttttagacagCAGTGCAGAGTTTGAATGCGTTTAAATGGCGGAAGGGTCGAACaaatggtggactttcacccaggaaaaTGGTGTTCATCTAAACGACTTTTAcctaacttgtttttttaacgtaacttatgatgtttacgtaacttacatgGCCCACGTCACCCTCGTTATTGCTTTCCTTCAGGCGtttctataaatgtatttatttactgtttaaactgtatttttttaatgacttacCAGAAGGTTTTTCGctctaaacctaggtcagtggttttgtagcctacattcatagaaactgcagcctttttacaaccgcaaacctTATGTGTATGTTTAATAATGTATGTGCTATTTGTTTGAACGCTCCGCGACACCATGAGCTGCGAAACACTCAAATGGGTCATTTTGAGAAATGCTCATACGTATGTGTCTTTATGGGTGAACAGTCTAtgctgtcgtttaggttggagatcttggaGAGTTTTAAGTGCAAACTTGGAACCTTTAGTGCTATTTAGGAGCCCTCCTAGTCAAGAGATTAAATGTTTGGTGAAAACAGACCCTGATCATCATCATTCCAACAGAAAGCccacaagtaaaaataaaaaaagtgcagGGAGTAAATGAACACTATGTTCCAAATTTGAATGCAGTTTGAATCCTGTGTGCTTAAACCTTTCTAGTACCATAGCAGCTCATACATAATAAACAGGGTACACTTGAGTCAGAGGAACCGTGACTTAAACAGATGAATGATCTTGTAATTGCATAAAGATAGTTTGTGGAAACActgattcacattttatttccaaAGATAACAAGTAAACTTTTTATTGGAAACAAAACTAATGAAGAATTAAATAGCTCTACCTCCTCTTTAATTGATTGAAAGAAAACACCCGCTCTGTCTTTAGACTCATGTCATAAGTATTAAAATCCCTGAGACTGAAAAACATACACCATGGCATTGCCAACGCCTTCCTTTTAACAGTTTAACAAGTTGTATGGATGCCACAAATAGGACATGTAAAAGCCTGCATGTGTGCAAGAAAAAATGGGAAAGAATTCATTGGTGCCTGATTTAATATTTCTGAAAAGATAAAATGTGAGTACTAGATGGGCTGTCACTGCAACAGTCAGAATACACATGTTGGCAGCTCCTCATCGACACCCTGCTGTGAAAAGGTCAGCACCCTGCTGTTCctgactgctgcagctgtgtctggaggaaaatttgtcctcatCAAACATGCTTGATATTTGGGACACAACAGCTCTAAGCCTGCCTGCTGAGAGTAACCACAATGAAATAAGGAACAAATAAAGTTACATTGCAGTTTCTGTTCAAGTCATAGTTAAGCTTTTTAGCCTCCTGTCTATCATTACTCCCTTTATtccacttccttttttttttagctgaatGGTCTGCTTCTGAAGAAGGTCCACGAGACCTCTGAATGCAGTGCACGGTGGAATCTAGGGTTGTTCACTGCTCAGCACAGTAGCACAGGGAGGCCAGCAATGGCAGCAGAAAAGCAGGTAAAAACAGCAGTAGTGCCAGCATACTTACACATAATGCTCGGCcaatttaggatttttttcGACCTATCTGTAGTTGATGATTGTTAGAACAGTGGAAAGACTAACCAATCAAAATGGGATTCCTGAGTTTTATTTGGTTTCTGTCTAGTTTGAGTGATGTGCAGAAACAAATAAGGGCAATTAAGCTATCGTATCACTCCGATGACAGAGAGAAACTTTTCTCTTGTTTAACCTCTTCAACTCTGACTATCCATCCGTCAGAAACTATAGCAGGCAAAAATTTTATGCCACACTGTAGATAATGATCTCATATGAAACGTGAAGATCTAAGTATAAGTCCCCAAGAATCTTTTTTAGCGAGGGAAAAACTAGCTTGGCCTCTTGATATCTAACCTCAGAATATCTAAATCAATTGTATAAGTTGGGACTTACTGGAAGGCTGACACTTTTGTAGATTCAATGAGCctatgtttatttatgtgcGATGGTTAGCATTTCTTTATAGTGTACAGTGgctgtacagtctgtaaagccctttgaggcaaaccTGTTTTTCATTTACTGTTGTTATGTCATTTTTAACTCAACAAGTTATACAATGTACATCAGATTCACACCTAGAATTATTTGTTCATCAAGATCTAGTGTGTGATTGAAGGATTCTCTTAATTTTTTGAgctgtgtatatgtgtggaATTTGAATCTGAAAAGTGCAAGTGAAAAAATGAGCAGTATTCTCTGCTGTGGCTCATTTGGTAGACGGtcgcccactgatcggaaggtcggtggttcgattcctgaccatggcagcctacaagtatccttgggcaagatactgaaccccaagtGCTcctaatgctgcgttcatcgatgtacgaatgaattcccaatggtggcaggtggctcCATTTATGGTACAGACACCAgtatttgagtggtcgcaaaatgactagaaaagcgctatatagaTGCAGATCTGCCATTTACCATTTGCTCTGAAATTCTGGGGGCGTGTCCACTGAAGGTGCTGATAACCAACTCAAAATGTTAATGCTAAACATTAAACGGAGTAAATATTGTGTCTGTGTTCAGGTGTTGTGTCTATGTGCGCCGCTATTGTCTTAGGCCTGGAGGTCCTCGCAACCACTGGCAGACAATagtggtttgtttttattttcataaaatggtGCAGAATTAGCACGTTTGTAGGATATTACTTCAGACAttgtacaaccccaattccaaataagttgggatgctgtgttaaatgtaaataaaacagaaggcAGAATTGGGACAGGGCCATGTTTTTCAATGTGTAGCATCCCCTCTTCTTTAACAACTGCCAGTAAACTTCCGGGAAGTGAGGAGACCAGCTGCTGGAGTTTTGGGAGAGAATGTTGTCCCATTCTTGTCTGATGCAGGATTCTAGCTGCTCAACAGTCCTTGGCCTTCATTGCTGGAATTTTCATTTCATGATGTACCAAATGTTTTCTATTGGTGAAAAGTCTGGACTGCAGGCAGGCCAGTTCAGCACCTGGACTCTTCTACTGGGAAGCCATGCTGTTGTGATGGATGCAGTATGTGGTTTAGCATCCTTTAGCTGAAATATGTAAGGCCATCCATGAAAGAGACATTGTCTAATGTATTAATTAAACAACAAGTCATTCAATAATTAATGTAGTTTTATTACAGGGAAATTGACAGTCAGTGCTGAGCCTCTCAAATTTTCAGGTTCACCACTTCTGTGTGACATCTATTGCTGAGCTGCTATCGCCccctaaacaaaacaaaaaaagttaaaattcatCCCAAGGGTTGAGGAATAAAAGAAATGTTTGTTGTTAACACTCCCCAAAAATCTCTGGTTAGTACTGGTACCTAATAGTATTTTAGGACCTTTCTGTTGGTATgttctcctcctgtctctcGGAGTTTCCTCTCACAATCCAAAGACAATACAATGCATCtatctgtttaaaaatgtgtttgcctTGTGGGGACCTGAGCACATTCTAGCCTCTTCTCCACTGTTGGATCTGGCAATAAGCTGCAGGCCCCTGTGACCATTCAGACGACAGGCAGGTCCTGTATCTGTCCTGCTCCCTGCATGTAGAGGCAGGCCCTCGGTGAAAAAGCATTTGTTGTTTCCTAAAAGGTTGTACAAAAGATTcataaaaagacttaaaacaaaacaaatgaaggTTGTTTgttgaaaaaagaaactttaaagGAGCTCTCCATGGATTTTAAACATAAAGGTCAATGTACTTGAGTGAGAAACACTGCTCAGGCTGTGAAATCATAATGCTTTCTGCGGCTCTGGAGACAGCTCCCTGAAGGCTGGGTAAAATaaaccctgatgacatcatcaggaaCATGTCTGCAACACAAAATTCCCGGTTTGGTATGTTCCTCGGTTTCCTGGTCGaggtttgttattttgttatggCAGAGAAAAACGaagaaaatcattttcaacatttttttattcattttgaaacATATAATGATTCAACAGTGGCTTATTAGCCATAAATCTCTCTGTAACAACTGAGGCACTCAAATACTGGCATATTGTCAATGCAAAAAGGAAGATTGGTCGTGTTTCCAACAACAAATTTCTATGCgcattttgaaaatgtgcattagaaaagcttgatggaaacactaaaattcaataaaatttgaaaatgctttttttgtctttttcgaaaaattTTTTATTGCGCTTAATGAAAGAATGAGTTCTGCtttagcgaacatttaactcacatgactgatcagctgttccatgtttttattgcttttatagCTTGACTACAGGATCCCTGCCTCTGCTGCTTTGATTTTATCCATTCCTTTTCTGAATCCGTCTGGAACTGTAACACTAAGCTGCTGCAGTACCCCTTTAGTAgccaacaataaaataaatgaaaacagtaaACTCCACACTCATTCAGGCCTAAATGATGGTGGCTGTCATAGTGAAGGAGtttagccttttttttgttctagCTTTCTCAAGTCCAAAAAATGCTTACACACTGCAACACTAGAAAATTCTATATTTTACTGCACTTTTGATTCACTGCAGCTTTTGCATGTAGAAAGCATGACATCAGCTGATTTTACCAAACCACCTTATATCTAGTGCACTCGTAATGcttgaaaaagtaataaaacacacaaatatgagATCAGCTTAAAAGTATGGAAGTTGTCTGATTTGGGTAAATGGGGTCATgtacggggggggggggggggggggggggggtgctcTTTTCTTCTATGGCCTAGTTTGTGATTAAGGCCAAAAGAgtgctctttttttgtttttgcagaaaaacCTTGCCTAGTGCAACTTTTAAAGCATAATGTCTCTGCCAGTTTTCCTCTCTTCTACCCCCATCCCTCTCAGCACCACTGGGCTCATCTGACTGCTCTCAAAACAAATGCCCCTCTAACTCTCCCAAAGTTACGCAGAATAAAttggaaaaatactttttgacaTGTTGAGTAATGCATCAAATTGTATTCTCTTTCCCCCAGCAGCTTGACTATTCTATTTCATCTGCAAGCCTTCTTCAGGCAAATGGATTGCTTCCATAATGCTCTCTTTATCAGGCTGACTGAGTAAGTGCTGCTGTTCCCTGTAAGCAGGGAAGTCCAACATGCACACCCACACATCCTCTCATTCTCTgtcactcacactcacagagACAAATGTGCAGGCTCagtttgttacacacacacacacacacaaacacacacacacacacacacacacacacacacacacacacactatagacCAAAGTATGtatatgtttgcatgtgtgtgaacAGTCAGACCCACTTACACTGTTTCAAATCACTTTGTTCCATTGACACACACTGCTGGCTCCGGTGGCTCAGAACACTTAATATTAAAGTCACACTGAGCCAGAGGTCTGCTTTGAAGTCAgacccagcacacacacacacacacacacacacacacacacacacacacacacccacacacatcaAGTCTAAGCTTCAAAACCAGCAGCTAAGCATGCTCACGCTGACTCAGACAAGGACAACATGTCGatcttcactcacacacaccacatgtGCTGTTATCCACACACATGCAAGTAcagtaaatatacacacacttcCCACATGGACACACACCAGCTCCCCTCCTTCACACACCCTATGCACATTTAAATGGGCTTAAAGGCTTTATGTGTCATGTTATCCTCCAGCCCTGTGATCTAGTTCTAACAGCTGAGCCTGCTCACCAAGGACATATGGAGACAGTAAAGATGCAGCTTGTGCTAACAgtacttgtgtctctgtgtgtttgattgtgtgtatgtgttaaaaGCACTGTGCGACATATTATTCAGCAGCTTAGCTCTTGAGTACAGCAGCCTGTTCTCCAAGGACATATAAGACAAATACTGTAATATGCAGTGGTGTGGGAtggatgtgcatgtgtgtaggtgtctctgtgtgtctctgtgtgtgcctgtacATCTTTGAAACACAAGGCACTACTTGGAGATAACTACTGCATCTTACTGCAGGGATGAGAATGGGTCACAGCAAGGTAGAGTGTGCATTTATAATGTGAagcctttgaaaaaaaaaaaaaagcctttcaaACAACACTGATTTTAATAAATGATTTGCAAGGATAGATGCCTCTAATTATTGTTACTGTCATTACTAAAGTTTTACATTTAGGTTTACTTATATAGCTTGCCCCTCTGAGGTTTACACTACAAACTTTTTCATGGCTTTTCAACTGCATTCgaagaagaaaaatacatatttgatcAATTCTCAAGGGGAAATTCCATTTTTTCACTgtgttgtttttacacataacacacaaaggcccaaaacacatacaaacatgcaCAAATAGGACTCAACACACGCAATTAATTGTATACATATAATATGTCATAACATCACAGAAATCATTGACTTGATTCATACTGTTGAACAGTGTATTTTGATTTACTGCTCCTAGCCTACCAGCCTCATCATTTGTGcgcattttttgtcaaaacaacCTTGCAATTTGAGACAGAGGGAccaatttttttatatatatgtatatcttgCCTTTTTAGCACCCCCTTTGCTGTTGTCCATTTTGCTCAGGTTCAACTACTCAGTGTCACATCCTCTGTCAAGCCCCCCCTCACTGCACTGTC of Centropristis striata isolate RG_2023a ecotype Rhode Island chromosome 12, C.striata_1.0, whole genome shotgun sequence contains these proteins:
- the LOC131981824 gene encoding putative nuclease HARBI1 — translated: MEPNLTRPTKRSHAIPAHLQVLSVLGFLATGTFQREIGDRSGISQPSMSRILPAVLRGIIKLMPEYIQFPYGAQRQTEVMQGFSAVANMPGVIGAIDCTHVRIKAPSGDAFAYINRKNFHSVNVQLICDAKCVLINVVARWPGGTHDAFILRNCAVGTRLEDGAVRDGWLIGDRGYPLTPWLMTPLASPQTPQELSHHY